The proteins below come from a single Hippocampus zosterae strain Florida chromosome 5, ASM2543408v3, whole genome shotgun sequence genomic window:
- the LOC127601484 gene encoding syndecan-2-B-like, protein MRTLWLLFLVGLAPGFISEKMLVSSQSLAFVGDDLYIESQTSGDLPIDDEDGDDLGSGSGSGDYGKEEEETAILTLNKSEEMLPTQSTAHSPVGQPTKAADPRNPPNTVMYSETTAISMDTKDKEVAGNDPTADSFTHAPSPSSTSKDIKETPEDNSLDRWDDSSATKDGEDKDTSDLLTNEILVSRDSRMFDSPDDVTSESMWERTEVLAAVIACVVVGLLCAIFLLVLLAYRMKKKDEGSYDLGDTKLSSTAYQKAPTKEFYA, encoded by the exons ATGCTGGTCTCTTCCCAGTCGCTCGCCTTCGTGGGAGATGACCTTTACATAGAGAGTCAAACATCAGGTGACCTCCCGATAGATGATGAAGACGGGGACGACTTGGGATCGGGATCTGGATCCGGGGACTATG gaaaagaagaggaggagacggCGATCCTCACCTTGAACAAGAGTGAAGAAATGCTTCCAACCCAATCAACAGCACACTCTCCAGTCGGTCAACCGACCAAAGCAGCTGACCCGCGCAATCCACCGAACACAGTGATGTACAGTGAGACAACAGCGATCAGTATGGACACTAAGGACAAGgag GTGGCAGGCAACGACCCAACGGCCGACTCATTCACACATGCTCCCAGTCCCAGCTCCACTTCCAAGGACATCAAAGAAACCCCAGAAGACAATAGCCTGGATAGGTGGGACGACTCCTCCGCCACCAAAGATGGTGAAGACAAAGATACAAGCGACCTTCTGACAAATGAAATTCTCGTGAGTCGAGACAGCAGAATGTTTGACTCTCCCGATGATGTGACATCTGAGAGTATGTGGGAGCGAACGGAGGTGCTGGCAG CGGTGATAGCCTGTGTGGTGGTCGGCTTGCTTTGTGCCATCTTCCTCCTTGTCCTGCTGGCCTACCGCATGAAGAAGAAGGACGAAGGAAGCTATGACCTGGGGGACACCAAACTTTCCTCAACAGCTTACCAGAAAGCACCAACCAAGGAGttttacgcctaa